tgatgatgatgatgatgatgatgagggggTTGATGTCAAAGTGACATGACATTGGCCTTTCAAAGGGGGTGGCCACATCAAGGGGGGGGATGCATTTGCAGAACGAAAGTAGTAGAGTTGCTCTCGTTGTTAAGACGTCGCGATACTATTTTGACGTATCGTAGCCTCCATTTGTTGTCAAACAGGATTGGATCGTCGTGCATTTACAGGCGGttacatgatgatgatgagtagcTCCCAGGTCTCACATACGGCATAGTAGGCGCGAGTGAATACCGTTTTTGAATGAACGACGATTGTGCGCTTCTTGGGTGTTATGCTCCACAGAAGCACAACACAGACAGAaggacggacagacagacagtagTAGATACAGCTGGGCTGTGCACCATACTGCGTGATGGACGCATTCCATCACGTAATGatggtgcgtgtgttttgggACACAGACAGTATGAAGCTTCTTGTTGCAATCCATTAAAAAAATGCTTATTCTGTCAGATCAGTCCCTCAGACCGAACCTCATTATCACACTCTGCGCTActagagcgtgtgtgtgtgtgtgtgccattatGTAAAGATAAGCTGAGACTCCCCTTTGCATGCAAGCATACATGCATGTGGTGCATAACGAAATGGATGCTAATGGGGCGTGTTAGGCGTTAAGCGCGGGGGTCTTATACGCGCCCACGATGCTCGTGATGGTTTTGTGGGCAGGCCAGTGCCGCGAGCCCCAGTAATCATGTAAGCCAGCTGAGCGAACGGCCCACTGCCGAGAGCTGGAGTGTAATCGATATCGATGCAACGATTGCACCCACCTCGCGTAGGCACCCCTGGCGGCTAGCTAGCTGTCGGTGGAGGCAGCTCCTTGCGTGGGGTAGAGCCTGTCTGGTGTTGTCTGGCCCACGCGAAGGCCTTGCGGTAACAGGAAACGCTTACCGCGCGTTGCCTGTGCGTGTCATGTTCGACAAGTTGTTTTCTTATTGGAAAACAGATGCTTTAACTGCACTTGCTGCACATGTGTCTGCGCGGTACGGGAACTAATTGAAATAAGGTTGGAGACAAATTGGATTAATTTTAGGATCACCGAACTGAAGGACAATTGCAGCATATGTTTTCGGTACCTTCCAGATTCATTACctcagaaaatggaaatgttcaCCAAAGGAAAGGTTTCGAGTAACcgatttttcttcgttttggTGTCTCTTTGTGATAATACATATTTTTTATCAATAGGAACAGTAGGAATATTTGGAAAACTCAATTCTTCTACCAGCATTTCTTGCTTTCAAACTAAGGAAGTGTAATTAGCGTTAGTGGAATCAACAAGGCGATCACGATACTTCTGTTTTTGAACATAAACTATTTTAAAGTAGAGCAAATAGTATGTCTTACAAGTAAGTAAAAAGGCGTCCAAAGGTAAATTTAAATCCATTTATGGGTTGTAGAATAtaccaccaaaaaaccaacttAGTTAACATTATATTTTAATccttttgcaacaaaaaaatcgtaTTATTTTGTTCTTCAATTAACCTCTTCAATTAATTTGTATTTATTCTTAGTTTCTCACATTGTTAAGAAGTACATAAACTACTCACCCTTCTGCGTCATACGTAAGATATAACGACGCTACAAATTGGCAGAACTGTTGTAAGAATGAAATCTAAAATAGATAACTGGCAATGGGGCCACGCTGTCCAGTCCAGAACCTTGTTATCATCATAATAGACCGTTTTTGTGAAACGCTTTGTCTTCCATTTTTCGATCGAAAGATTACGAACAGGACATTGTATTCCGGGGGCTGACACATCCACGGCCATGACGCCACCCGTCGACAATGATGTCCTGCTGATCACGAGGAGAACGAATGAACAGCAGAGTTGTGTTGCTTCGGCTCCAGGCGAGCTGCAGATACACAGAAACACAGCTGGTGCCGCTATAATTAAACGGAAGTCTCGGCTTCTGTTACCCGGGGTGTGACACAACAGCGGGGACACTTTAGATCGTTTGAAGAAAAAGTCGAAAGAACCACTAGCGACACAGACAACCGGCACCATTATCTAGGTCAATCGCAACCAACTGACACGCGAGTTTCATGAGGATAATCCCCGTGGTACACCGTGGTGTGCCATCGCGATTGGGGGTTCGGTGCCCCTGCAGCATATCGCGGAAGCATCCATCCAACTAATTACTGTCGACATCACCGGCGACACTTTTGTGGGGCGTTGAGTGTGATTAAGTCATGAATCGGGCGGCTGCTGAAGTGGTGCTAAAACGCGCTTTATCTATAGACCGTCCTTGCAGTGCAGTTCCGAGTAGCAAAAAATAAGAGGGAGAAGCCAAATTCCTTGTCAAATTCTTGGTGCTAATAAGCTTAAACAGATgacctttttcgtttttcgacGTCATAGACaaattggatttggatttttacAAATTTTCCTCGGCCTGCCTTGACTTACTATGTCTTCAGCGCATACTTTTTTTTAGGATAAATGGACTACCTAATGCGTGGAAATGTCGTCCCACAAGGTGGCTCATGTGGTATTAACACGAATATACCTTTTCCGTTTGGTATTTTGATTCCTTATTCCAAGTACTCCGTGGCGAGGTGTCTCCCGCTGTTTTGTCTCAATATGCATATCACCTTGGAATGGTTTCTTTCCCGTTGACCAACTCTGTTTTCCGACTAATGCGTGAACACCCCACGATAGCCCAGACACAGTCAAGAAGTGAAACGCAATCGGTTGTATGTGATAGTCTTTTGTATTCAATGCCCAGAGAACTAAGGATAAGAGGGCTGGGACATAAAAACAACGATATAAATACGACATAAACAGACGGACAGACCACCAACGCAGAAAACAATGAACTTAGTCGCCGCTTTATTATAACAAATTCTTTCGTCTTTCTCCCACCCGTTCCGAGTATAGGTGTACCGATGAACCCACCGCTGATCGATTCGACGGAAGATCCACATCCCAGCCTGTCCGATTGGCACGACTACGAGCCGAACCTGGAGTTCGATGATACTGAGCTATCCCAGACGGCGGTACCGGAACCGGGCGCTACCATCGTTTTCGACGACACCAGCTATGCCGGTAAGCTTTTCCCGCCCATTGGCCATCGGAATTGGAGGGCTTGTTGACGTCCATCATCACGATTGGCACGTGTCTTGGCATCCATCGGGGTTGAGTGAGTGATGCGGGTCAACTTGCAGTGAGCCATGCACCTGTACCTTGACCACGGCATGGCCAATTGGATAAATGATTCAATTAGTATATCCCCTCGCCATACGCCGGTTTGGCATTTTGCCCAATCTCTGTCTTTTAAATCGTTCTTGCAACGACACGCAAACAGCCTCTTCCTGGTGCTGTTCAGTTCTCCgtctgcggttgctgcttttctGTCATTCGAGAACTGTGATTGCGGTCCCTTCTCCTATGCACAATCGTGCTCTCTCCTGGATAAGCTAGAATTGTtagtttttctttctattaaACTATATTTTgtattgattttccttttcaattcTTGTTTCCAACCACAAAAGGGAGACGATTCTGTCACTCACTGTGTACTTGAGTTCTGCAAATATCATTCAAAAAGGGTCTACTCTGCATGTCACAATTACCCCGTTATCTTGCTCGCTCTTCATATAAACTTCGCAAGCAATATGTGCGCGCCTTTCACTGCTGGTGTGTTTGTTAGATAAAGGTATCGGTATTGATAACATCCTGGTTGGACGCCACGCGATACCGATGATGTCATTTACGTCAATTTGAGTTCGAGCACAAGCCACACCGCACACAGTACACAGTATGTCCATCGTTAAAGGAATTGTGACTAATTGAgttcccatttccattttctgtccACCGAGCAGCCGAGTTTGAGATTCCTTCTGCGGACGAAATTATCGCCACTACCCTCGAGGCAGACAACTACGAGGAGCAGCTGAAAATGGTTGAGGTAAGAAGGGCATCTCCACTAAAGTTTCGATGAAATGGATCGTTCTTTAaatctctctgtttcttcccCTCCCTTCGACCAGCCCGACGAAAATGCCATCCGGAAGGACTTTAAGAGGCGAAAATTCATCGAATTCATCGGCACCGACAAACAGGGCCAACCGATTATTGCCATCTACGCGTGCCGGTTACCGGAGCGAAAGGATCTGAACTCCAACATTTTCATCGAGTAAGTAACAATCGGAACAGCGAGTGCGCATCTGGAGAGCAACCCGTTAGTGTGCTCTGTGAATGCCTTTTCTTCCTCGAAATGAGCTCTGATGGAAGCATTATCCctgaccccaaaaaaaaagtgctaaTTCATTCTGGGCCAGCGACTTCCACTTAATTGCCGAATGATCAACAAGGTGGCAGGTTGGCTGGCAGTTCAGCGAAGACGTCAGTGACGCACTCAGCTGATCCGTGTCCTCTCGCGTGTTAGTAATTCTAGGAAATTCGCTTTCACCAGACGTTCACGACGCGTATATCAATCTGCTACATCCCATCGTTCCTGGAAGCCGTGCCTCGTGGTTAACTCTTTCCCAGTAGGTGTCTAGCTCATCTCATCCCATCGTTCAACGTTTCTGCGCAGCAGACTGTCTACCATCCGTTTGGTTGCCGGCTGACCGCTTTTCGCGGGGATTTTCCCCGGCAACGGATGCGTATGCTTTGCAGTGCGTCTTTCTATATATTTCTGGGCCAAACAGTAATTACCTCATTGGCGGGCGGGTTTAGCGTTCCCTTTCAACGGAACTGCCGGCCCTCCTAAACACATGTTCCGGAATCACGAGAATAACAAATGTGTACTAGAGGAGAGGCGCTGCGTTTGAAaaccaaagaagaaaaaaaacgggttcACTTTCATCTGCCCCAGAACGTATTGTGCAACGATCGTGCGCTTGAATGATCAGAACGTTTCTCACCTTGGCGGACACCTTGCCTGGCCCATCCCGCGCTTTGACGATACAAATCAATTAGCAACATAGAACTCGGTGTGCTATCTTCTCGGGGATCATATTTCAATGCTCTCtcgcgccaccaccgaccgttcTACTCGAGGGTCATCATGCGGTTGTACCTACTGCTCACCTCGCACCGTTTGCTGCAGCGCGCTTGTTTATGTTTGAGGTGGGTCCGCTGCCAGCATATTGCgccatcgcgacgacgacgacgaagacggttACGGTTTGGTGCGGCCTGGGATAGGAGGCCACCGATGACGTCTTCACGAACGACATCGCTTTTTGTGAAAAACTTTcttcctcgcgcgcgcgctcccgttTCTCGTTCACTAGGAGGGAGGGCAGGTTGCGTGTTCTTGTACCCTCTTGTCTCTATGCCGCCCTCCTGCTAAGCGCAAACCTGCCTTCGTGTGCAGCATCTTGGTGtgtgagcagcaacagcagcagcagcagcagttggctcAGTGGGTTTGTCCGGAttgcggcgtggcgtggccaaaCGAAAATAATCTCTTCGcctcccgcagcagcagcagcagcagcagtagagcaCGATGCGAGCTGGCATTAAGGTGGTGGCAGTCGCAATGCTCAGAACGCGTGACACCGTTCAGATCGGTGATCGTGATTGAGTAGATCGTTCTCTTGGATTTTCAAATCGGGATTTTGTGTTTACTTGTTAGTACCATCTGTTGAATAACTTGCTGAGAAAGTGAATGCTTCGCTATTAAATAACTTAAAGTGAGTTTTGATTGTATAAAAGACGTGTTTCCGAAATGGATCTTAAAATTTCTCTACTACTGGATAGTGTGCTAACTGTTACAACCGAATACTAACACGTGTACCTTCTGTGCCCTTTACGCGCGTTACAGTTTTATCATCAAATCGATGGAAGAGTTCGTCCAGAATGACTACATCCTAGCGTACTTCCACCAGGGCATGAAGGATAACAGCAAACCGGCCCTCCAGTTCCTGTGGAACTCCTACAAGGAGCTCGATCGAAGTTTTAAGAAAAATCTAAAGAAACTTTACGTGGTGAGTGTGTGGCTCCTTCCGTGGCATGTGAGGTGACTTGACCGCAAATGAAACGATCTCATCCCATTCCCATTGCCACCCGATACACAGGTCCATCCAACCACCTTCATCAGGATGGTGTGGTTCTTCTTCAAGCCGATCATCAGCGAAAAGTTCAAAAGTAAGCTGATCTACACGAGCAGCCTGGACGAGTTGAAGCAATCGCTTGGCCTAAACACACTCAAGGTGCCGGATCCAGTGCGAGAGTAAGTTGTGTGAGATTAATCTATTTCAGAGCACACTTAACACTATACTAACATTTCACCACGATCATGCGACGCAGGTTTGACGAGAAGATCAACAATGGCACGAGACAACGCTTCGGACCCCAAGGGAAGGCGTCCGGTCACCACGGTAGTTCCCCCTCGACGCCAACCATCCCGAAGACGGCACAGTTTGGTGTTTCGCTGCGATTCATAATTGAAAATAGCGCCTGCCTCAACTGCATACCACCGATCGTACGAAAGTGCGTCGATCATCTGTCGCTACCAGATGGTAAGTTAAACGTGATGACCCTCTATGACTCATCGTTATTACGCCAAATGGCGAGGGAGAACGTATGGGATTAAGCGTCATTCTGAATCATTATCAAGCGTGTTCTCGATCTCGAATTTATACTTACCTACCACTCactccctttcctttctttccctgCAGTTGTCGAGACAGAAGGTATCTTCCGACGGACAGGCAACTATACGCACATCAAGGAGCTTCGGGCGAAGATCAACGCGGGCGAGGAGGTGCAGCTGGCCAACGAGGACACGCACGTGACCGCCTCCCTGCTGAAGACGTTCTTACGGGAGCTAGAGGAACCACTGCTAACGTACGAATTGTACGACGACATTACGCAGTTCAGTGAGTGGAAAACGGAGGAGCAGCGATCGCGCAACGTGAAGCAGC
This sequence is a window from Anopheles darlingi chromosome 3, idAnoDarlMG_H_01, whole genome shotgun sequence. Protein-coding genes within it:
- the LOC125954715 gene encoding rho GTPase-activating protein 68F yields the protein MEPSNTAIIDQPPQVPKGLPIKLPGVPMNPPLIDSTEDPHPSLSDWHDYEPNLEFDDTELSQTAVPEPGATIVFDDTSYAAEFEIPSADEIIATTLEADNYEEQLKMVEPDENAIRKDFKRRKFIEFIGTDKQGQPIIAIYACRLPERKDLNSNIFIDFIIKSMEEFVQNDYILAYFHQGMKDNSKPALQFLWNSYKELDRSFKKNLKKLYVVHPTTFIRMVWFFFKPIISEKFKSKLIYTSSLDELKQSLGLNTLKVPDPVREFDEKINNGTRQRFGPQGKASGHHGSSPSTPTIPKTAQFGVSLRFIIENSACLNCIPPIVRKCVDHLSLPDVVETEGIFRRTGNYTHIKELRAKINAGEEVQLANEDTHVTASLLKTFLRELEEPLLTYELYDDITQFSEWKTEEQRSRNVKQLLRERLPEENYELFKYIVEFLGKIMERKDFNKMTSSNLAIVFGPNLIWPKQEQMSLDEIAPINAFIDYVLQHQDDIYFVDINKKDRGTYD